Proteins from one Rhinoraja longicauda isolate Sanriku21f chromosome 41, sRhiLon1.1, whole genome shotgun sequence genomic window:
- the LOC144611670 gene encoding mRNA decay activator protein ZFP36L2-A-like: protein MTGFRELCELVSELSFLDPDDFSAWKPGPESRAVGPPAAPPRRYSTSQLPLSACRGLGLGLGVDTCCPPGLGLGLREPSEWEEEEEEERQGEPLPPSPSPSARYKTELCRPFQESSFCRYGDKCQFAHGLAELRSLSRHPKYKTEPCRTFHTTGFCPYGTRCHFIHNPEEERGPRPRLRQSASLGSASSGPALDWAALKAAFSPDLELELARTLGLGLGKGGGGGCCCHQHHRHHHQPLQRAPGLPMAGRSPSADSLSDQDDTSSSGSESPVFEQGRRLPIFSRISVSD from the exons ATGACGGGTTTCAGGGAGCTGTGCGAGCTGGTTTCCGAG tTGAGCTTCTTGGACCCCGATGATTTCTCCGCCTGGAAGCCGGGCCCTGAGAGCCGCGCGGTGGGGCCGCCCGCCGCCCCCCCCCGCCGCTACTCCACCAGCCAGCTGCCACTGTCGGCGTGCCGAGGCCTGGGCCTAGGCCTAGGGGTTGACACCTGCTGCCCACCGGGGCTGGGGCTGGGCCTGCGGGAGCCGagcgagtgggaggaggaggaggaggaggagaggcagGGGGAGCCGCTGCCGCCATCGCCATCACCGTCGGCCCGCTACAAGACGGAGCTGTGCCGCCCTTTCCAGGAGAGCAGCTTCTGCCGCTATGGCGACAAGTGCCAGTTCGCCCACGGCCTGGCCGAGCTGCGCTCCCTCAGCCGCCACCCCAAGTACAAGACCGAGCCGTGCCGCACCTTCCACACCACCGGCTTCTGCCCTTACGGCACCCGCTGCCACTTCATCCACAACCCCGAGGAGGAGCGAGGGCCCCGGCCTCGCCTGCGCCAGAGCGCCAGCCTGGGCTCGGCCTCCTCGGGCCCTGCGCTCGACTGGGCCGCGCTGAAAGCGGCCTTCAGCCCCGACCTGGAGTTGGAGCTGGCCCGGACTCTGGGATTGGGGCTgggcaagggagggggaggaggttgcTGCTGCCACCAGCACCACCGCCATCACCACCAGCCGCTCCAGCGGGCACCCGGCCTGCCCATGGCTGGCAGGAGCCCGTCCGCAGACTCGCTCTCCGACCAGGACGACACCAGCAGCAGCGGCTCCGAGTCGCCCGTCTTCGAGCAGGGCCGGCGGCTGCCCATCTTCAGCAGGATCTCTGTGTCGGactga